A window from Peromyscus eremicus chromosome 1, PerEre_H2_v1, whole genome shotgun sequence encodes these proteins:
- the Polg gene encoding DNA polymerase subunit gamma-1 isoform X1 has translation MSRLLWKKVASSKIGPGPVPATGRRVSSSVLAASAPVPGDGQRPSQVPSSEEDGQLRLNPLHIQMLSRGLHQQIFGCGGEPPPDEAAVRRSIQHLQKHGLWGQPATPMPDVQLSLPRLLGGNLDQHFRLLAQKQSLPYLEAAASLLEAQLPPQPTRWAWAEGWTRYGPEGQAEPVAIPEERALVFDVEVCLSEGTCPTLALAISPSAWYSWCSRRLVEERYSWISQLSPADLIPLDVSAGAGSSTQRDWQEQLVVGHNVSFDRAHIREQYLIQGSRMRFLDTMSMHMAISGLSSFQRSLWMAAKQGKRKTGHPTHRGQKSQRKASGLEVSSWDWMSISSANNLADVHSLYVGGPPLEKEPRELFVKGSMRDIRENFQDLMQYCARDVWATYEVFQQQLPLFLERCPHPVTLAGMLEMGVSYLPVNQNWERYLEEAQSTYEELQREMKKSLMDLANDACQLLSGERYKEDPWLWDLEWDLQEFKQKKARKVKKPASANKLPIEGAGPFGEPTEQEDPGPPSEEEELQQDVVAHTRLQQLKSTIDLLPKRPQHLPGHPGWYRKLCPRLDDPAWTPGPSLLSLQMRVTPKLMALTWDGFPLHYSDAHGWGYLVPGRRDNLAELPASPTAESAGLACPYRAIESLYKQHCLEQGKQQLKTQETALAEEFLVTDNSAMWQTAEELGCLDVEAEAKMENSLLGQPLTLPAACDPKTSQPTYHHGNGPYNDVDIPGCWFFKLPHKDGNNYNVGSPFAKDFLPKMEDGTLQAGPGGASGPRALEINKMISFWRNAHKRISSQMVVWLPRSALPRAVTRHPNFDEEGRYGAILPQVVTAGTITRRAVEPTWLTASNARVGLTPLFLQPDRVGSELKAMVQAPPGYVLVGADVDSQELWIAAVLGDAHFAGMHGCTAFGWMTLQGRKSRGTDLHSKTATTVGISREHAKVFNYGRIYGAGQSFAERLLMQFNHRLTRQEAAEKAQQMYAVTKGLRRYQLSDEGEWLVRQLDLPVDRTEDGRVSLQDLRKIRREASRKSRWKKWEVAAERSWTGGTESEMFNKLESIAMSDTPRTPVLGCCISRALEPSVVQGEFMTSRVNWVVQSSAVDYLHLMLVAMKWLFEEFAIDGRFCISIHDEVRYLVREEDRYRAALALQITNLLTRCMFAYKLGLKDLPQSVAFFSAVDIDQCLRKEVTMDCRTPSNPTGMERRYGIPQGEALDIYQIIELTKGSLEKRSQPGP, from the exons ATGAGCCGCCTGCTCTGGAAGAAGGTGGCCAGCAGCAAGATCGGCCCGGGGCCGGTTCCAGCCACGGGACGGAGGGTGTCCAGCTCCGTCCTCGCCGCCTCCGCCCCCGTCCCCGGCGACGGGCAGCGGCCGTCGCAAGTGCCCTCTTCGGAGGAGGACGGGCAGCTGCGGCTGAACCCTCTGCACATCCAGATGCTGTCGAGAGGGCTGCACCAGCAAATCTTCGGGTGCGGAGGGGAGCCGCCGCCCGACGAGGCCGCGGTGCGGCGCAGCATCCAGCACCTGCAGAAGCACGGGCTCTGGGGGCAGCCGGCCACGCCCATGCCAGACGTGCAGCTGAGCCTGCCCCGGCTCTTGGGGGGCAACCTGGACCAGCACTTCCGCCTCCTGGCCCAGAAGCAGAGCCTCCCTTACTTGGAGGCGGCCGCCTCGTTATTGGAGGCCCAATTGCCGCCCCAGCCCACGAGGTGGGCCTGGGCGGAGGGCTGGACCCGGTACGGCCCCGAGGGGCAGGCCGAACCCGTGGCCATCCCCGAGGAGCGGGCCCTGGTGTTCGACGTGGAGGTCTGCCTGTCAGAGGGAACGTGCCCCACTTTGGCGCTGGCCATATCCCCCTCGGCCTG GTATTCCTGGTGCAGCCGGCGGCTGGTGGAAGAGCGGTACTCTTGGATCAGCCAGCTATCGCCGGCTGACCTAATCCCCTTGGACGTCTCCGCTGGTGCCGGCAGCTCCACCCAGCGGGACTGGCAGGAACAGTTGGTGGTGGGGCACAATGTTTCCTTTGACCGAGCCCATATCAGGGAGCAGTACCTGATTCAG GGCTCCCGCATGCGCTTTCTGGACACTATGAGCATGCACATGGCCATCTCAGGGCTGAGCAGCTTCCAACGCAGTCTGTGGATGGCAGCCAAGCAGGGCAAGCGGAAGACTGGGCACCCCACACATCGAGGTCAGAAGTCCCAGCGGAAAGCCAGTGGTCTAGAG GTTTCATCTTGGGACTGGATGAGCATCAGCAGTGCTAATAATCTTGCAGACGTGCACAGCCTTTATGTGGGGGGGCCTCCCTTAGAGAAGGAGCCTCGGGAACTGTTCGTCAAGGGCAGCATGAGAGATATCCGGGAGAACTTCCAG GATCTGATGCAGTACTGTGCCCGTGATGTGTGGGCCACCTATGAGGTTTTCCAGCAGCAGCTGCCACTCTTCTTGGAGAG GTGCCCCCACCCAGTGACTCTGGCTGGTATGCTGGAGATGGGTGTCTCCTACCTGCCTGTCAACCAGAACTGGGAGCGCTACCTGGAAGAGGCACAGAGCACATATGAGGAGCTCCAGCGGGAGATGAAGAAGTCGCTGATGGATCTGGCTAATGATGCCTGCCAGTTGCTCTCAGGAGAGAG GTACAAAGAAGACCCTTGGCTCTGGGACCTGGAGTGGGATTTGCAGGAATTTAAGCAGAAAAAGGCAAGGAAGGTGAAGAAGCCAGCCTCAGCCAACAAGTTGCCCATCGAGGGAGCTGGGCCCTTTGGGGAACCCACGGAGCAGGAAG ATCCCGGGCCACCCAGCGAGGAGGAGGAGCTTCAGCAAGATGTAGTAGCCCACACCCGTTTACAGCAGCTGAAGAGCACCATAGACCTCCTGCCTAAGCGACCCCAGCACCTTCCTGGACACCCTGG GTGGTACCGGAAGCTCTGTCCTCGGCTAGATGACCCTGCGTGGACTCCAGGCCCCAGCCTCCTCAGCCTGCAAATGCGGGTCACTCCTAAGCTCATGGCACTGACCTGGGATGGTTTTCCTCTACACTACTCAGACGCTCATGGTTGGGGCTACCTGGTGCCCGGGCGGCGGGATAACCTGGCTGAGCTGCCAGCGAGCCCCACCGCCGAGTCAGCTGGGCTTGCCTGCCCCTACAG GGCCATCGAATCCTTGTACAAGCAGCATTGTCTGGAACAGGGGAAGCAGCAGCTGAAGACCCAGGAGACGGCGCTGGCTGAGGAGTTCTTGGTCACTGACAATAGTGCCATGTGGCAGACG GCAGAAGAGCTGGGCTGCTTAGATGTGGAGGCTGAGGCCAAGATGGAGAATTCATTGCTGGGTCAACCCTTAACTCTG CCTGCTGCTTGTGACCCCAAAACCAGCCAGCCCACTTACCACCATGGCAACGGACCTTATAATGATGTGGATATCCCTGGTTGCTGGTTTTTCAAGCTGCCTCACAAG GATGGTAACAACTACAATGTGGGCAGTCCCTTTGCCAAAGACTTCCTGCCCAAGATGGAGGATGGCACCCTGCAGGCTGGCCCAGGAGGTGCCAGTGGACCCCGTGCcctggaaataaataaaatgatctcTTTCTGGAGGAATGCTCATAAACGTATCAG CTCCCAGATGGTGGTATGGCTCCCCAGGTCAGCCCTGCCGCGTGCCGTGACCAG GCACCCTAACTTCGATGAAGAAGGCCGCTATGGTGCCATCCTGCCCCAGGTGGTGACTGCTGGTACCATCACTCGCCGAGCTGTGGAGCCCACGTGGCTTACTGCCAGCAATGCCCGG GTGGGCCTGACCCCACTCTTCCTGCAGCCTGATCGAGTAGGCAGTGAATTGAAAGCCATGGTTCAGGCTCCACCTGGCTATGTCCTCGTGGGTGCTGATGTGGACTCACAGGAACTGTGGATTGCAGCTGTACTTGGAGATGCTCACTTTGCTGGGATGCATG GCTGCACGGCCTTTGGCTGGATGACTCTGCAGGGCAGGAAGAGCAGGGGCACCGATCTACACAGTAAGACAGCCACCACTGTAGGCATCAGCCGAGAGCATGCCAAAGTCTTCAACTACGGCCGGATCTATGGGGCGGGGCAGTCCTTTGCCGAGCGCCTGCTGATGCAGTTCAACCACAGGCTCACAAGACAGGAGGCAGCTGAGAAGGCCCAGCAGATGTACGCTGTCACAAAGGGCCTCCGCCG GTATCAGCTCTCAGATGAGGGTGAATGGCTGGTGAGACAGTTGGACCTCCCTGTGGACAGGACAGAAGATGGCCGCGTTTCCCTGCAGGATCTTCGGAAGATCCGAAGAGAAGCTTCAAGGAA GTCACGCTGGAAGAAGTGGGAGGTGGCTGCTGAACGGTCATGGACAGGGGGCACAGAGTCGGAAATGTTTAACAAGCTGGAGAGCATTGCCATGTCTGACACACCACGGACCCCGGTGCTAGGCTGCTGCATCAGCAGAGCCCTGGAGCCCTCGGTTGTCCAGGGAGAG TTTATGACCAGTCGTGTGAACTGGGTGGTACAGAGCTCTGCTGTGGATTACTTACACCTCATGCTTGTGGCCATGAAGTGGCTGTTTGAGGAATTTGCCATTGACGGACGCTTCTGCATCAGCATCCACGATGAGGTTCGCTACCTGGTGCGGGAGGAGGACCGCTACCGCGCCGCCCTGGCGTTGCAGATCACCAACCTCCTGACCAG GTGCATGTTTGCCTACAAGCTGGGTCTGAAGGATCTGCCTCAGTCAGTGGCCTTCTTCAGTGCAGTAGACATTGACCAGTGCCTCAGGAAGGAAGTGACCATGGACTGCAGAACTCCTTCTAACCCAACTGGGATGGAAAGGAGATACGGGATTCCCCAGG GTGAAGCGCTGGACATTTACCAGATCATTGAACTCACCAAAGGCTCCTTGGAGAAACGAAGCCAGCCTGGACCCTAG
- the Polg gene encoding DNA polymerase subunit gamma-1 isoform X2, translating to MSRLLWKKVASSKIGPGPVPATGRRVSSSVLAASAPVPGDGQRPSQVPSSEEDGQLRLNPLHIQMLSRGLHQQIFGCGGEPPPDEAAVRRSIQHLQKHGLWGQPATPMPDVQLSLPRLLGGNLDQHFRLLAQKQSLPYLEAAASLLEAQLPPQPTRWAWAEGWTRYGPEGQAEPVAIPEERALVFDVEVCLSEGTCPTLALAISPSAWYSWCSRRLVEERYSWISQLSPADLIPLDVSAGAGSSTQRDWQEQLVVGHNVSFDRAHIREQYLIQGSRMRFLDTMSMHMAISGLSSFQRSLWMAAKQGKRKTGHPTHRGQKSQRKASGLEVSSWDWMSISSANNLADVHSLYVGGPPLEKEPRELFVKGSMRDIRENFQDLMQYCARDVWATYEVFQQQLPLFLERCPHPVTLAGMLEMGVSYLPVNQNWERYLEEAQSTYEELQREMKKSLMDLANDACQLLSGERYKEDPWLWDLEWDLQEFKQKKARKVKKPASANKLPIEGAGPFGEPTEQEDPGPPSEEEELQQDVVAHTRLQQLKSTIDLLPKRPQHLPGHPGWYRKLCPRLDDPAWTPGPSLLSLQMRVTPKLMALTWDGFPLHYSDAHGWGYLVPGRRDNLAELPASPTAESAGLACPYRAIESLYKQHCLEQGKQQLKTQETALAEEFLVTDNSAMWQTAEELGCLDVEAEAKMENSLLGQPLTLPAACDPKTSQPTYHHGNGPYNDVDIPGCWFFKLPHKDGNNYNVGSPFAKDFLPKMEDGTLQAGPGGASGPRALEINKMISFWRNAHKRISSQMVVWLPRSALPRAVTRHPNFDEEGRYGAILPQVVTAGTITRRAVEPTWLTASNARPDRVGSELKAMVQAPPGYVLVGADVDSQELWIAAVLGDAHFAGMHGCTAFGWMTLQGRKSRGTDLHSKTATTVGISREHAKVFNYGRIYGAGQSFAERLLMQFNHRLTRQEAAEKAQQMYAVTKGLRRYQLSDEGEWLVRQLDLPVDRTEDGRVSLQDLRKIRREASRKSRWKKWEVAAERSWTGGTESEMFNKLESIAMSDTPRTPVLGCCISRALEPSVVQGEFMTSRVNWVVQSSAVDYLHLMLVAMKWLFEEFAIDGRFCISIHDEVRYLVREEDRYRAALALQITNLLTRCMFAYKLGLKDLPQSVAFFSAVDIDQCLRKEVTMDCRTPSNPTGMERRYGIPQGEALDIYQIIELTKGSLEKRSQPGP from the exons ATGAGCCGCCTGCTCTGGAAGAAGGTGGCCAGCAGCAAGATCGGCCCGGGGCCGGTTCCAGCCACGGGACGGAGGGTGTCCAGCTCCGTCCTCGCCGCCTCCGCCCCCGTCCCCGGCGACGGGCAGCGGCCGTCGCAAGTGCCCTCTTCGGAGGAGGACGGGCAGCTGCGGCTGAACCCTCTGCACATCCAGATGCTGTCGAGAGGGCTGCACCAGCAAATCTTCGGGTGCGGAGGGGAGCCGCCGCCCGACGAGGCCGCGGTGCGGCGCAGCATCCAGCACCTGCAGAAGCACGGGCTCTGGGGGCAGCCGGCCACGCCCATGCCAGACGTGCAGCTGAGCCTGCCCCGGCTCTTGGGGGGCAACCTGGACCAGCACTTCCGCCTCCTGGCCCAGAAGCAGAGCCTCCCTTACTTGGAGGCGGCCGCCTCGTTATTGGAGGCCCAATTGCCGCCCCAGCCCACGAGGTGGGCCTGGGCGGAGGGCTGGACCCGGTACGGCCCCGAGGGGCAGGCCGAACCCGTGGCCATCCCCGAGGAGCGGGCCCTGGTGTTCGACGTGGAGGTCTGCCTGTCAGAGGGAACGTGCCCCACTTTGGCGCTGGCCATATCCCCCTCGGCCTG GTATTCCTGGTGCAGCCGGCGGCTGGTGGAAGAGCGGTACTCTTGGATCAGCCAGCTATCGCCGGCTGACCTAATCCCCTTGGACGTCTCCGCTGGTGCCGGCAGCTCCACCCAGCGGGACTGGCAGGAACAGTTGGTGGTGGGGCACAATGTTTCCTTTGACCGAGCCCATATCAGGGAGCAGTACCTGATTCAG GGCTCCCGCATGCGCTTTCTGGACACTATGAGCATGCACATGGCCATCTCAGGGCTGAGCAGCTTCCAACGCAGTCTGTGGATGGCAGCCAAGCAGGGCAAGCGGAAGACTGGGCACCCCACACATCGAGGTCAGAAGTCCCAGCGGAAAGCCAGTGGTCTAGAG GTTTCATCTTGGGACTGGATGAGCATCAGCAGTGCTAATAATCTTGCAGACGTGCACAGCCTTTATGTGGGGGGGCCTCCCTTAGAGAAGGAGCCTCGGGAACTGTTCGTCAAGGGCAGCATGAGAGATATCCGGGAGAACTTCCAG GATCTGATGCAGTACTGTGCCCGTGATGTGTGGGCCACCTATGAGGTTTTCCAGCAGCAGCTGCCACTCTTCTTGGAGAG GTGCCCCCACCCAGTGACTCTGGCTGGTATGCTGGAGATGGGTGTCTCCTACCTGCCTGTCAACCAGAACTGGGAGCGCTACCTGGAAGAGGCACAGAGCACATATGAGGAGCTCCAGCGGGAGATGAAGAAGTCGCTGATGGATCTGGCTAATGATGCCTGCCAGTTGCTCTCAGGAGAGAG GTACAAAGAAGACCCTTGGCTCTGGGACCTGGAGTGGGATTTGCAGGAATTTAAGCAGAAAAAGGCAAGGAAGGTGAAGAAGCCAGCCTCAGCCAACAAGTTGCCCATCGAGGGAGCTGGGCCCTTTGGGGAACCCACGGAGCAGGAAG ATCCCGGGCCACCCAGCGAGGAGGAGGAGCTTCAGCAAGATGTAGTAGCCCACACCCGTTTACAGCAGCTGAAGAGCACCATAGACCTCCTGCCTAAGCGACCCCAGCACCTTCCTGGACACCCTGG GTGGTACCGGAAGCTCTGTCCTCGGCTAGATGACCCTGCGTGGACTCCAGGCCCCAGCCTCCTCAGCCTGCAAATGCGGGTCACTCCTAAGCTCATGGCACTGACCTGGGATGGTTTTCCTCTACACTACTCAGACGCTCATGGTTGGGGCTACCTGGTGCCCGGGCGGCGGGATAACCTGGCTGAGCTGCCAGCGAGCCCCACCGCCGAGTCAGCTGGGCTTGCCTGCCCCTACAG GGCCATCGAATCCTTGTACAAGCAGCATTGTCTGGAACAGGGGAAGCAGCAGCTGAAGACCCAGGAGACGGCGCTGGCTGAGGAGTTCTTGGTCACTGACAATAGTGCCATGTGGCAGACG GCAGAAGAGCTGGGCTGCTTAGATGTGGAGGCTGAGGCCAAGATGGAGAATTCATTGCTGGGTCAACCCTTAACTCTG CCTGCTGCTTGTGACCCCAAAACCAGCCAGCCCACTTACCACCATGGCAACGGACCTTATAATGATGTGGATATCCCTGGTTGCTGGTTTTTCAAGCTGCCTCACAAG GATGGTAACAACTACAATGTGGGCAGTCCCTTTGCCAAAGACTTCCTGCCCAAGATGGAGGATGGCACCCTGCAGGCTGGCCCAGGAGGTGCCAGTGGACCCCGTGCcctggaaataaataaaatgatctcTTTCTGGAGGAATGCTCATAAACGTATCAG CTCCCAGATGGTGGTATGGCTCCCCAGGTCAGCCCTGCCGCGTGCCGTGACCAG GCACCCTAACTTCGATGAAGAAGGCCGCTATGGTGCCATCCTGCCCCAGGTGGTGACTGCTGGTACCATCACTCGCCGAGCTGTGGAGCCCACGTGGCTTACTGCCAGCAATGCCCGG CCTGATCGAGTAGGCAGTGAATTGAAAGCCATGGTTCAGGCTCCACCTGGCTATGTCCTCGTGGGTGCTGATGTGGACTCACAGGAACTGTGGATTGCAGCTGTACTTGGAGATGCTCACTTTGCTGGGATGCATG GCTGCACGGCCTTTGGCTGGATGACTCTGCAGGGCAGGAAGAGCAGGGGCACCGATCTACACAGTAAGACAGCCACCACTGTAGGCATCAGCCGAGAGCATGCCAAAGTCTTCAACTACGGCCGGATCTATGGGGCGGGGCAGTCCTTTGCCGAGCGCCTGCTGATGCAGTTCAACCACAGGCTCACAAGACAGGAGGCAGCTGAGAAGGCCCAGCAGATGTACGCTGTCACAAAGGGCCTCCGCCG GTATCAGCTCTCAGATGAGGGTGAATGGCTGGTGAGACAGTTGGACCTCCCTGTGGACAGGACAGAAGATGGCCGCGTTTCCCTGCAGGATCTTCGGAAGATCCGAAGAGAAGCTTCAAGGAA GTCACGCTGGAAGAAGTGGGAGGTGGCTGCTGAACGGTCATGGACAGGGGGCACAGAGTCGGAAATGTTTAACAAGCTGGAGAGCATTGCCATGTCTGACACACCACGGACCCCGGTGCTAGGCTGCTGCATCAGCAGAGCCCTGGAGCCCTCGGTTGTCCAGGGAGAG TTTATGACCAGTCGTGTGAACTGGGTGGTACAGAGCTCTGCTGTGGATTACTTACACCTCATGCTTGTGGCCATGAAGTGGCTGTTTGAGGAATTTGCCATTGACGGACGCTTCTGCATCAGCATCCACGATGAGGTTCGCTACCTGGTGCGGGAGGAGGACCGCTACCGCGCCGCCCTGGCGTTGCAGATCACCAACCTCCTGACCAG GTGCATGTTTGCCTACAAGCTGGGTCTGAAGGATCTGCCTCAGTCAGTGGCCTTCTTCAGTGCAGTAGACATTGACCAGTGCCTCAGGAAGGAAGTGACCATGGACTGCAGAACTCCTTCTAACCCAACTGGGATGGAAAGGAGATACGGGATTCCCCAGG GTGAAGCGCTGGACATTTACCAGATCATTGAACTCACCAAAGGCTCCTTGGAGAAACGAAGCCAGCCTGGACCCTAG